A window of Rufibacter sp. LB8 contains these coding sequences:
- a CDS encoding Ig-like domain-containing protein, producing the protein MKNKLKNGFYLLSIVFMTACASVGNPEGGERDSIAPKLVSSVPLNGEVNSRPKSIVLTFDEPIQTLDLNRQLIIAPSTDNTYKTRIKDKTLEITFTNPWLDSTTYSLNFRNGIADVTEKNKAKNVTITFSTGAFLDSGRVEGKVFNVLTNRLPEEVTILLFSTQDTGQIAKGKALYVTSADSSGSFAFKNIKEGNYFIYALAESNNNLRYDNEKEQLAFLPDSIQVRPAVTGVSLALHTQDITPPRVISKKSFLNVYELEYNEGISAIKLSGNLETDIRTLIDANGRTVRLFPAMAEERTWLVEATDSSENKRVDTVAVRLTGKATPRRNNTFTIASGSTVKPTEPLKLVFDLPTKIINPEGAIQLVADTITTINSATAKDFQFNQNQTELTVNLVHNAKRELSVKIDTTKVLPFIGEPYANEPQRVQVSDRPTTGSLRVALSTTRSSFIVQLMQNDKVVRELANQKTFTWDNLQPGTYQIRILVDENNNGKWDNGLLSERRIPEKVILHTEQFPIKIDWEITVNPAIAF; encoded by the coding sequence ATGAAAAACAAGCTTAAAAACGGCTTCTACCTACTTTCCATTGTTTTTATGACTGCCTGTGCCAGTGTGGGAAACCCTGAAGGGGGAGAACGGGACTCCATCGCGCCTAAACTGGTTTCATCTGTTCCTCTGAATGGCGAAGTCAATTCCAGGCCAAAGTCCATTGTGCTCACCTTTGATGAACCAATCCAAACCTTGGACCTGAACCGGCAACTGATCATTGCCCCATCCACCGACAACACCTACAAAACCAGAATAAAGGACAAAACCTTAGAAATCACATTCACCAACCCCTGGCTGGACAGTACTACCTATAGCCTTAATTTCAGAAACGGCATTGCCGACGTCACCGAGAAAAACAAAGCCAAAAATGTCACCATCACATTCAGTACAGGAGCATTCCTGGATTCCGGCAGGGTAGAGGGCAAAGTATTCAATGTACTCACCAATCGTTTACCAGAGGAAGTAACCATACTTCTGTTCTCCACGCAAGACACGGGCCAAATAGCCAAAGGCAAAGCACTCTATGTCACCAGTGCAGATTCCAGCGGCTCGTTCGCGTTTAAGAACATCAAAGAGGGCAACTACTTTATTTATGCCTTGGCAGAGAGCAATAATAACCTGCGCTATGACAATGAAAAAGAGCAACTAGCCTTTCTACCAGATTCTATACAGGTAAGACCCGCTGTTACCGGTGTAAGCCTGGCCTTGCATACCCAAGACATCACGCCCCCAAGGGTTATCTCCAAAAAGAGCTTCTTGAATGTGTATGAACTGGAATACAATGAAGGCATATCGGCTATCAAGCTTTCCGGAAATTTAGAAACAGACATCAGAACTTTAATAGACGCTAACGGCCGCACGGTACGCCTCTTTCCAGCAATGGCCGAAGAAAGAACCTGGCTGGTAGAAGCCACCGACAGCTCTGAGAACAAAAGGGTAGATACTGTGGCCGTGAGGCTCACTGGCAAGGCAACTCCCAGAAGAAACAACACCTTCACCATAGCCAGCGGCTCCACCGTTAAACCCACCGAACCTCTAAAATTGGTGTTTGACTTGCCCACCAAGATAATAAACCCAGAAGGAGCCATTCAATTAGTGGCAGATACTATTACCACAATTAACAGCGCCACTGCCAAAGACTTTCAATTCAACCAGAACCAGACCGAGCTCACGGTAAATCTTGTGCACAACGCCAAACGGGAACTAAGCGTGAAAATTGACACCACCAAGGTACTGCCATTTATTGGCGAACCTTATGCCAATGAGCCCCAACGCGTTCAGGTATCAGATAGACCCACCACGGGTAGCTTACGGGTTGCTTTGAGTACTACCAGATCCAGTTTTATAGTGCAGCTAATGCAGAATGACAAAGTGGTGCGGGAACTAGCCAACCAAAAAACCTTCACTTGGGACAATCTGCAGCCGGGCACCTATCAGATACGAATTCTGGTGGATGAAAATAACAACGGAAAATGGGACAACGGTTTGCTAAGCGAACGGCGCATTCCAGAGAAAGTAATCCTGCACACCGAGCAATTTCCTATAAAAATTGACTGGGAAATCACCGTTAATCCGGCCATAGCGTTTTAA
- a CDS encoding glycine--tRNA ligase: MSTTEKTTENAQLKDIISHAKEYGFVFPSSEIYDGLQAVYDYGQNGVELKNNLKTLWWKCMTQLHQNVVGIDASIFMHPHTWKASGHVDSFNDPMIDNLDSKKRYRADVLIEEKAAEYEKAGDVEKANALLQEMGRLLGAEDLKGVQELIISENIKCPISGTSKWTDVRQFNLMFSTQVGSVAEDSSTIYLRPETAQGIFVNFLNVQKSGRMKIPFGIAQIGKAFRNEIVARQFIFRMREFEQMEMQFFVRPGTEMEWYQHWRTMRKNWHEALGVPANKLRFHDHEKLAHYANAAVDIEFEFPFGFKEVEGIHSRTDFDLTQHQNLSRKKQQYFDNDLNEDGKPFGNYVPYVVETSVGADRLFLMTLCNAYQEEEITEGENTKTRTFLKFHPAIAPVKAAVFPLVKKDGLPEKAMEIFNDLRFDFNMIYEERDAIGKRYTRQDLIGTPFCIAVDYETLENDTVTVRERDSREQKRMHLSELRQYIGDAVSFKRIFEKL; encoded by the coding sequence ATGAGCACAACTGAGAAAACCACAGAAAACGCACAGCTGAAAGATATCATCTCGCACGCCAAGGAATACGGCTTCGTGTTCCCGTCCAGCGAGATTTATGACGGCTTGCAGGCGGTCTATGACTATGGCCAGAATGGGGTGGAACTGAAGAACAACCTCAAAACGCTTTGGTGGAAATGCATGACCCAGCTGCACCAGAACGTGGTGGGCATTGACGCGTCCATCTTCATGCACCCGCACACCTGGAAAGCCTCGGGCCACGTGGATTCGTTCAACGATCCCATGATTGACAACCTGGACTCCAAGAAACGCTACCGCGCCGATGTTCTCATAGAAGAAAAAGCCGCCGAGTACGAGAAAGCCGGTGATGTGGAAAAAGCCAACGCACTGTTGCAGGAAATGGGCCGTCTCTTGGGCGCCGAAGACCTGAAAGGCGTGCAGGAGCTCATTATCTCAGAAAATATAAAGTGCCCAATATCAGGTACTTCTAAGTGGACCGATGTGCGCCAGTTCAACCTCATGTTTTCCACACAGGTGGGCTCCGTGGCAGAGGACTCCAGCACCATCTATCTACGCCCTGAAACTGCCCAGGGAATCTTCGTGAATTTCCTGAACGTGCAGAAATCTGGCCGTATGAAAATTCCCTTCGGGATTGCCCAGATTGGGAAAGCGTTCCGGAACGAGATTGTGGCGCGCCAGTTCATTTTCAGAATGCGCGAGTTTGAGCAGATGGAAATGCAGTTCTTCGTTCGCCCTGGCACCGAGATGGAATGGTACCAGCACTGGCGCACCATGCGTAAGAATTGGCACGAGGCACTGGGCGTTCCCGCCAACAAACTCCGGTTCCATGACCACGAAAAGCTGGCCCACTACGCCAACGCCGCCGTGGACATTGAGTTTGAATTCCCCTTCGGCTTCAAAGAAGTGGAAGGCATCCACTCCAGAACTGATTTCGACCTAACCCAGCACCAGAACCTGAGCCGTAAAAAGCAGCAGTACTTTGACAATGACCTCAACGAAGACGGAAAACCTTTCGGAAACTATGTGCCGTACGTGGTGGAAACGTCCGTGGGCGCTGACCGTCTGTTCCTGATGACGCTTTGCAACGCCTACCAGGAAGAGGAAATCACCGAAGGCGAGAACACCAAAACCCGTACCTTCCTCAAATTCCATCCGGCCATTGCCCCGGTGAAAGCCGCCGTTTTCCCGCTGGTGAAGAAAGACGGCCTACCCGAGAAAGCCATGGAGATCTTCAATGACCTGCGCTTTGACTTCAACATGATTTACGAGGAGCGTGACGCCATTGGCAAACGCTACACCCGCCAGGACCTGATTGGAACGCCGTTCTGTATTGCCGTGGATTACGAGACCCTGGAAAACGACACCGTCACCGTACGCGAGCGCGACAGCCGTGAGCAGAAACGCATGCACCTCTCAGAACTTCGCCAGTACATTGGGGATGCCGTGAGTTTCAAACGTATTTTTGAGAAGCTGTAA
- a CDS encoding class I SAM-dependent methyltransferase has translation MSYERLDHCPICSKTEFKNFLVVQDKSVSQESFVIVQCTNCQLKFTNPRPPEESIGPYYASEEYISHSDTSKGLLNKTYRLVRSMAVKTKVELVNRLAAKGRILDYGCGVGYFLQACQKQGWAVEGVEPNDQARQQTEEKIGKPLYNGAVETLPTETFEVVTMWHVLEHIHQINETLKALVNATKKGGHLVIAVPNADSYDAKKYGADWAAYDVPRHLYHFNKASMQKLLKKHKLELKEVLPMKWDAYYVSILSGKYKHGQTKMLDSFFTGFRSNLHGAKNGNSYSSQIFIAQKK, from the coding sequence ATGAGCTACGAACGGCTAGACCATTGCCCCATTTGTTCCAAAACAGAATTTAAGAATTTTCTAGTAGTACAAGATAAGAGTGTAAGCCAGGAAAGCTTTGTGATTGTGCAGTGCACCAACTGCCAGCTTAAATTTACCAATCCGCGTCCGCCTGAGGAAAGCATTGGCCCTTACTATGCTTCTGAAGAATATATTTCGCATTCAGATACGAGCAAAGGATTGCTGAACAAGACCTATAGGTTAGTCAGGTCCATGGCGGTGAAAACCAAAGTGGAACTGGTGAACCGCTTGGCCGCCAAAGGCAGGATCTTGGACTACGGTTGCGGGGTAGGGTACTTTCTGCAGGCCTGCCAGAAGCAAGGTTGGGCGGTGGAAGGAGTAGAGCCCAATGACCAAGCCCGCCAGCAAACCGAAGAGAAAATAGGCAAACCTTTGTACAACGGTGCTGTGGAAACCTTGCCCACTGAAACCTTTGAAGTGGTAACCATGTGGCACGTGTTAGAGCACATCCACCAGATAAATGAAACACTAAAGGCCTTGGTAAATGCTACCAAAAAGGGTGGTCATTTGGTAATTGCCGTTCCTAATGCAGATTCGTATGATGCCAAAAAGTACGGAGCAGATTGGGCAGCGTATGATGTTCCAAGGCATTTGTACCACTTCAATAAGGCCAGCATGCAGAAACTGCTTAAAAAGCACAAGCTGGAACTAAAGGAGGTATTGCCCATGAAATGGGATGCCTATTATGTGAGCATCTTAAGCGGGAAGTACAAGCACGGTCAGACCAAGATGCTGGATTCATTCTTTACCGGGTTCCGGTCTAATTTGCACGGCGCCAAAAACGGAAACTCCTATTCCAGCCAAATCTTCATCGCCCAGAAAAAATAA
- a CDS encoding inorganic phosphate transporter, protein MFGLETDLLILLVICLLAACAFEFVNGFHDTANAVATVIYTNTLRPWAAVVWSGFWNFIGVFAGGIGVAMGIVYLLPIETLIDQDVWHGVAMVGALLVSAIVWNVGTWYYGLPSSSSHTLIGSILGLGIAYSLLPSTSGTTFAWDEATKTGMSLIVSPFLGFTLTVFLMFLLKRFVKNKTIFKEPHKRKAPPLWIRIILIITCTLVSFFHGSNDGQKGVGLVMLILIAIVPTYFALDQTKNPFELQTSLVKVEQVLGKVDSTVLSASDAQQLRHLNEEVQEMKTIFAASAGLKELPNDARFKLRRDILLITKNSKNLLESKDITISQRDRDVLNEGVTGMRSFTDYAPDWVIMMIALSLGLGTMIGWKRIVKTIGEKIGKEHLTYAQGASAEFMAASVIGFSTFVFKLPVSTTHILSSGIAGSMVANKGIKNLNAGTIKNIALAWVLTLPVSMFLSGSLFLLFRWMMD, encoded by the coding sequence ATGTTCGGATTAGAGACTGACTTATTGATTCTGCTGGTAATTTGTTTGCTGGCAGCCTGTGCGTTTGAATTTGTGAACGGTTTCCATGACACAGCCAATGCCGTAGCCACGGTTATCTACACTAACACCCTCCGGCCCTGGGCGGCGGTGGTATGGTCTGGCTTCTGGAATTTTATTGGGGTTTTTGCGGGTGGTATTGGCGTGGCCATGGGCATTGTGTACCTCTTGCCCATTGAAACGCTCATTGACCAAGACGTCTGGCATGGCGTGGCCATGGTGGGCGCCCTGCTGGTGAGTGCCATAGTCTGGAACGTGGGTACCTGGTATTATGGCCTTCCGTCTTCCAGTTCGCACACCTTGATCGGCTCTATTCTGGGTCTGGGCATTGCTTATTCCCTGCTGCCTTCTACCAGCGGCACTACGTTTGCCTGGGATGAAGCCACCAAAACGGGCATGTCACTGATAGTATCACCGTTTCTGGGGTTCACGCTCACCGTGTTTCTGATGTTCTTGCTGAAGCGGTTTGTGAAGAACAAGACCATTTTCAAAGAACCTCACAAACGCAAGGCGCCGCCGCTCTGGATTAGAATTATCTTGATCATCACCTGTACGCTGGTGTCTTTCTTCCATGGGTCAAATGACGGTCAGAAAGGCGTGGGCTTGGTAATGCTGATTTTGATAGCCATTGTGCCTACGTATTTTGCGCTGGACCAAACCAAGAACCCGTTTGAGTTGCAAACGTCGCTGGTGAAAGTGGAGCAGGTGTTGGGTAAGGTTGACAGCACAGTGCTCTCTGCCTCAGATGCGCAGCAGCTGCGCCATTTGAACGAGGAAGTGCAGGAGATGAAAACCATCTTCGCGGCCAGCGCCGGTTTAAAAGAACTTCCCAATGATGCCCGCTTCAAACTGAGAAGAGACATTCTGCTCATCACCAAGAACTCCAAGAACCTGCTGGAAAGCAAAGACATCACGATTAGCCAGCGTGACCGTGACGTACTCAACGAAGGCGTGACCGGCATGCGCTCGTTCACAGACTACGCCCCAGACTGGGTGATCATGATGATTGCGCTTTCCCTGGGCCTGGGCACCATGATTGGCTGGAAACGGATTGTGAAAACCATAGGCGAGAAAATTGGCAAGGAACACCTCACGTACGCGCAAGGCGCCTCGGCGGAGTTCATGGCGGCCAGCGTGATAGGTTTCTCCACGTTTGTGTTCAAGCTGCCGGTAAGTACCACCCACATTCTGTCTTCTGGTATTGCCGGTAGTATGGTGGCCAACAAGGGCATTAAAAACCTGAATGCCGGTACCATCAAAAACATTGCCCTGGCCTGGGTGCTGACCCTGCCGGTTTCCATGTTCCTGTCTGGTTCATTGTTCCTTTTGTTCCGGTGGATGATGGATTAA
- a CDS encoding dipeptide epimerase, protein MSPTQIVSVSYQPLNLPLNEPFAIATGTQYQVENVVVQVTLANGTTGLGEAAPFPAVSGETQESTLAVLQNLEKLMLQKDVKNWRTLAKELEAAAYDAPAARCGLEMAILDALCKHYNMPLYVFFGGVQTQLITDLTITAGDEAHAAASAKSIVARGFSIIKVKTEGVDVDYDFRRMQAIHTAAPDAKLIIDGNCGYDLTRAQDFVHRLQEAKIPVILLEQPLPRESWEDLAMLATTCPFPIAADESARCAKDVARLAQDKSASVVNIKLMKAGVLEALQMAALAKVHGLGLMIGGMVESILAMTFSAHFAAGIGGFDFVDLDTPLFIAEHPFTGGFQQQGEHLQLDSEIAGHGVTLDSPLS, encoded by the coding sequence ATGTCTCCTACACAAATTGTCTCTGTCAGTTATCAACCGCTCAACCTGCCTTTGAACGAGCCCTTCGCCATTGCCACGGGCACGCAGTACCAAGTAGAAAATGTGGTGGTGCAAGTTACCTTGGCCAACGGCACCACGGGTTTGGGCGAAGCGGCTCCGTTCCCGGCTGTGAGCGGCGAGACACAGGAAAGTACGTTGGCCGTGCTGCAGAACTTGGAAAAGCTGATGCTCCAGAAAGACGTGAAAAACTGGCGCACGCTGGCCAAGGAATTGGAAGCCGCCGCGTATGATGCCCCCGCCGCCCGCTGCGGACTGGAAATGGCTATTTTGGATGCGCTCTGCAAGCATTACAACATGCCGTTGTATGTGTTCTTTGGAGGTGTGCAGACCCAACTGATTACAGACCTCACCATCACTGCCGGGGATGAAGCCCATGCTGCCGCTTCAGCCAAGTCCATTGTAGCCCGTGGGTTCTCCATAATCAAAGTAAAAACCGAAGGCGTGGATGTGGACTATGATTTTAGACGAATGCAGGCTATCCACACCGCGGCTCCAGACGCCAAATTAATTATAGACGGAAACTGCGGCTATGATTTAACGCGGGCTCAAGACTTTGTCCACCGGCTGCAAGAAGCCAAAATACCCGTTATCTTACTGGAACAACCACTTCCGCGGGAATCTTGGGAAGACTTGGCCATGTTGGCAACCACCTGCCCTTTCCCCATCGCCGCCGATGAATCAGCGCGCTGCGCGAAAGACGTGGCCCGATTGGCACAGGACAAAAGTGCCTCGGTTGTCAACATAAAACTGATGAAAGCCGGTGTGCTGGAAGCTTTGCAGATGGCCGCGCTGGCAAAAGTGCACGGATTGGGTCTTATGATTGGCGGCATGGTGGAGAGCATCCTGGCCATGACTTTCTCGGCACACTTCGCAGCGGGCATTGGCGGCTTTGACTTCGTGGATTTAGATACACCTTTGTTTATAGCAGAGCATCCGTTTACGGGCGGTTTCCAACAGCAGGGTGAACATTTGCAATTAGATTCAGAAATTGCTGGGCATGGCGTCACGCTAGATTCGCCTCTTTCCTAA
- the ileS gene encoding isoleucine--tRNA ligase, with the protein MKYNEYKQLDYANLAEEVRAYWKENRIFEQSVETREGKPTFVFYEGPPSANGAPGIHHVMARAVKDIFCRYKTLQGFQVQRKGGWDTHGLPIELQVEKELGITKEDIGKTISVEEYNARCRETVMRFKDQWDDLTERMGYWVDLDNPYITFDNQYIESNWALLKKLYDKGYLYKGYTIQPFSPAAGTGLSSHELNQPGTYRNVKDTSIVAQFKVKENSKSTFLFDSLSVGEGRGEVSFLAWTTTPWTLPANTALAVGKNIKYVQVQTYNPYVHTPVTVILAKDLLGQYFSPKAAELELDAYQPGDKLIPFKVVDEFTGEQLAGIEYEQLMPYVQPEKPAFRVLIGDFVTTEDGTGIVHISPTFGADDFRVAAQNDIPALLVTDENGKPSPLVNRQGRFVKEVTDFAGMPVKNYDGLDENDKEYKSTDVLIAIKLKEEGKAFKVEKYEHSYPHCWRTDKPILYYPLDSWFIKTTAVKERLIELNKTINWKPESTGAGRFGNWLENLVDWNLSRSRYWGTPLPIWRTEEGDEEICIGSVAELDREIARAISAGFMKENPLQAGKSVVHNTGTRDEHEANNMLEFAGEFALSPTGTEEPRAELGVTDFNYDGFDLHRPYVDNIVLVSPSGKPMKRELDLIDVWFDSGAMPYAQWHYPFQNKEIFEQNFPADFIAEGVDQTRGWFFTLHALAVMLEDSVAFKNVIANGLVLDKNGNKMSKRLGNAIDPFETIGKFGPDATRWYMIVNAPPWDNLKFNLDGITEVQRRFFGTLQNTYSFFALYANLDGFTFEGEEVPVAHRTESDRWIISRLNTLVKEVAGYFDDYDPTKAARAIQDFVADELSNWYVRLNRKRFWKGELNQDKTAAYQTLYTCLETVAKLASPIAPFYMDRLFLDLNRVSGRSTAASIHLEYFPQVQEVLIDVDLEQRMQLAQNVSSLVHSLRKKHMIKVRQPLSRILVPILDEKMKTQLLAVEDLILSEVNVKNLEYLEDTTGILVKKIKPNFKRLGQVFGPKLKLVAAQIQQMSQEDILKMEREGFFEIALEPDDTTVLSREDVEILSEDIPGWLVASEGALTVALDITISEELKLEGMARELVNRLQNLRKDSGLDVQDKIRVQLQGGNEEVASAVQAFGGYISEEVQAVELTVVPELAESTILEMEGFNLPVRIEVAR; encoded by the coding sequence GTGAAGTACAACGAGTATAAGCAACTGGATTACGCGAACCTGGCCGAGGAGGTGAGAGCCTACTGGAAAGAGAACCGCATCTTTGAGCAATCAGTGGAGACCCGCGAAGGGAAACCCACGTTCGTATTTTATGAAGGGCCGCCCTCGGCCAACGGCGCACCAGGCATTCACCACGTGATGGCCCGGGCCGTGAAAGACATTTTCTGCCGCTATAAAACCCTGCAGGGGTTTCAGGTGCAGCGCAAAGGCGGCTGGGACACACACGGCCTTCCCATTGAGTTGCAGGTGGAGAAAGAATTGGGCATCACCAAGGAAGACATCGGCAAGACCATCTCGGTGGAGGAGTACAACGCCCGCTGCCGCGAAACCGTGATGCGCTTCAAAGACCAGTGGGACGACCTCACCGAGCGCATGGGTTACTGGGTAGACCTTGATAACCCCTACATTACCTTTGACAACCAATACATAGAGTCTAACTGGGCGCTGCTCAAGAAACTCTATGACAAAGGCTACCTCTACAAAGGCTACACCATTCAACCATTCTCCCCGGCGGCCGGAACTGGTCTGTCGTCACACGAGTTGAACCAGCCGGGCACGTACCGTAATGTGAAGGACACGTCTATTGTGGCGCAGTTCAAGGTGAAAGAAAACAGTAAATCCACATTCTTGTTTGACTCCCTCTCCGTTGGAGAGGGTCGGGGTGAGGTTTCTTTCCTGGCCTGGACTACCACGCCCTGGACTTTGCCGGCCAACACGGCCTTGGCGGTGGGCAAGAACATCAAATACGTGCAGGTGCAAACCTACAATCCGTATGTGCACACGCCGGTGACGGTGATCCTGGCCAAAGATTTACTGGGTCAATACTTTTCGCCGAAGGCTGCGGAGTTAGAACTGGACGCGTACCAGCCCGGCGACAAGCTGATTCCGTTTAAAGTGGTGGACGAGTTCACTGGTGAGCAACTGGCGGGCATTGAGTACGAGCAACTGATGCCTTACGTGCAGCCAGAAAAGCCGGCGTTCAGAGTGTTGATAGGTGATTTCGTGACCACCGAAGACGGAACTGGCATTGTGCATATCTCCCCAACCTTCGGGGCCGATGACTTTAGGGTAGCCGCACAGAATGACATACCGGCGCTGTTGGTAACAGATGAAAACGGCAAGCCAAGTCCGTTGGTCAACCGCCAGGGGCGCTTCGTGAAAGAGGTGACTGACTTTGCCGGTATGCCGGTGAAGAACTATGACGGCCTAGACGAGAACGATAAAGAGTACAAAAGCACCGATGTACTGATTGCCATCAAACTCAAAGAAGAGGGCAAGGCATTTAAAGTAGAGAAATACGAGCACAGTTACCCACATTGCTGGCGCACTGATAAACCTATCTTGTATTACCCACTGGACAGCTGGTTCATCAAAACCACCGCGGTGAAGGAGCGCTTGATTGAGCTGAATAAAACCATCAACTGGAAACCAGAATCTACCGGGGCCGGCCGCTTTGGCAACTGGCTGGAAAACCTGGTGGACTGGAACCTGTCAAGGTCGCGTTACTGGGGCACTCCGTTGCCTATCTGGCGCACCGAAGAAGGCGACGAAGAAATCTGCATCGGCTCAGTAGCTGAACTGGACCGTGAGATTGCGCGTGCAATCTCTGCTGGTTTCATGAAGGAAAACCCGCTACAAGCCGGGAAATCCGTTGTGCATAACACGGGCACCAGAGACGAGCACGAAGCGAATAATATGCTGGAATTTGCCGGTGAATTCGCCTTGAGCCCAACCGGTACTGAGGAGCCTCGCGCCGAGTTAGGTGTGACCGACTTCAATTATGACGGCTTCGACCTGCACCGCCCGTATGTGGATAACATTGTGTTGGTAAGCCCCAGCGGCAAGCCCATGAAGCGCGAACTAGACCTGATTGACGTCTGGTTTGACTCCGGCGCCATGCCTTACGCGCAGTGGCATTATCCATTCCAGAACAAAGAGATTTTTGAGCAAAACTTCCCGGCAGACTTTATTGCCGAAGGCGTGGACCAAACCCGTGGCTGGTTCTTCACGCTGCACGCGTTGGCTGTGATGCTGGAAGACAGCGTGGCGTTCAAAAACGTGATTGCCAACGGCCTGGTGCTGGACAAGAACGGCAACAAGATGAGCAAGCGCCTCGGCAATGCCATTGACCCGTTTGAGACCATCGGTAAGTTTGGTCCGGATGCCACACGGTGGTACATGATTGTGAACGCCCCGCCTTGGGATAACCTCAAGTTTAATTTAGATGGAATTACCGAGGTGCAGCGTCGCTTCTTCGGCACGCTGCAGAACACGTACTCGTTCTTCGCGCTGTATGCCAATTTAGATGGTTTCACGTTTGAAGGCGAAGAAGTGCCTGTTGCTCATAGAACCGAAAGCGACCGCTGGATTATCTCTCGTTTGAATACACTGGTGAAGGAAGTAGCCGGTTACTTTGACGATTATGACCCAACTAAAGCCGCCCGTGCCATCCAGGATTTTGTGGCCGATGAATTGAGTAACTGGTACGTGCGCCTCAACCGCAAACGTTTCTGGAAAGGGGAGTTGAACCAAGACAAAACCGCTGCTTACCAAACGCTCTATACCTGTTTGGAGACGGTAGCGAAATTGGCATCGCCCATTGCGCCGTTCTACATGGACCGCTTGTTCTTAGATTTGAACCGCGTGAGTGGCCGCAGCACTGCGGCCTCTATCCATCTGGAGTATTTCCCCCAGGTGCAGGAAGTCCTGATTGACGTAGATTTGGAGCAACGCATGCAATTGGCGCAGAATGTGTCTTCTCTGGTACACTCGCTGCGCAAGAAACACATGATCAAAGTGCGTCAGCCGCTGAGCCGTATTCTGGTGCCTATCTTAGACGAGAAAATGAAGACGCAGCTTTTAGCCGTGGAAGATTTGATTCTCTCTGAGGTGAACGTGAAAAACCTGGAGTATCTTGAAGACACCACCGGCATTCTGGTGAAGAAAATCAAACCCAATTTCAAGCGTCTGGGCCAGGTGTTCGGGCCGAAGTTGAAATTGGTGGCCGCCCAGATTCAGCAAATGAGCCAGGAAGACATCCTCAAAATGGAGCGCGAAGGTTTCTTTGAAATTGCCCTGGAACCAGATGACACCACCGTGCTGAGCCGCGAAGACGTGGAAATCCTTTCAGAAGATATCCCGGGTTGGCTGGTAGCCTCTGAAGGAGCCTTGACCGTGGCGCTGGACATCACCATCTCTGAGGAACTGAAACTGGAAGGCATGGCGCGCGAACTGGTGAACCGCCTCCAGAACCTGCGTAAAGACAGCGGCCTGGATGTGCAGGACAAAATCAGGGTGCAGCTGCAAGGAGGCAATGAAGAAGTGGCTTCGGCCGTTCAAGCCTTTGGTGGTTACATCTCTGAGGAAGTGCAGGCCGTGGAATTGACCGTGGTGCCAGAGTTAGCAGAATCCACCATTTTAGAGATGGAAGGTTTTAACTTGCCGGTTAGAATTGAAGTGGCCAGATAA